A genomic stretch from Astatotilapia calliptera chromosome 4, fAstCal1.2, whole genome shotgun sequence includes:
- the tnrc6bb.1 gene encoding trinucleotide repeat-containing gene 6B protein isoform X2 produces the protein MEDKKKKKEDKKKRETSQKVPEQKIKVPESAKPSCSQPPVTPGSVSPSPGPVAPSSPSPGAAGGSAQVPPGGGNNAKQRTAVANGQPSTSPSGSQTTQQQRYMSREVPPRFRCQQDHKVLLKRGQPPLSSMLLGGGEGGSGGAEGGSGWGAAPPLPSQGADNPNANTAGGTDSNLGSSSPSPPNSSSSSLCVAAPSSSTTTTSTYANSTWGAGSGSQSSSQGCGKVFVDGTDLEDWPTIIGGAKVSSDGAGGGVQDCPGNNNSSASWSEISIQQKGGAGNMDNPSPPRSSPLSSTSSLNECVQSSGGGGGGSGVWVSPTSSQVDAGLGLAAFYNSKVSHLLPSPQESPVGGSSSSVPGANFNPDMNPSAWPALVQSGTSTSAGDSAPLHSSVTSSSSCSANTTLITTHTFSSVNQTDLYQQHTETAAGARSGEQQQQHLGNPGQELGSGGAAREAGPNQEGGSEGDCGAASEGEGSSNLSGSTSSSSASSSWRSIPPVSTDLSAGASQADGWGGGGTGAQGQEGNVWGSGTPGNKTGWGRRNGGGSTTPVVSQGPWEGSSSDAEWGETAGSASSSNLAIASGRGEEGSSISSSAGSLGVVGSSLEDSSSPKFATMTKAWDNQKGIDTGDGAVMEWGGGTGGEGPSSSGGGSIAGSGGGGSGSEQKQEHSSSGHHHSHQTSNAEVALLSLLNRPDLDPKVLSNTGWGQTQIRQNVAWDLDTSSGVGNRNERNTSSSSAFSSATMNTTTTRSPRYPSNTGSVTNDTSGGSHETSLNSTVRDGWDGGAAQSTCGPHMPSSTIRKLGSPEEDLEGSQGKAAGGWGDLPPESQGKTWGAEEQQWGDQRGGNWRDIGEQGSGWKDGPENKGKGGWKGGGRGETSGWGGGDWRQRDSTPGGGWGDGRSRGGSNSDEGSSWGASDEGGSQRGGWGDGGGVKSHPDWGSTKPHTAAAQIPNSQATPMKAPNQQQHQSQGQQPPGGPIQGGWNSRPNVGGGGPPSKNQNQSSGWTSGPIPQISGGGSSDTLEPSGWEEPSPQSISRKMEIDDGTSAWGDPNRYNTKNVNLWDKNSAIPGQSHSQQAPPPSMQQQQPPRRQQGMQSSSTTPGNGAMGAGMWGGGVQTVDNGTAAWGQASDATSGWVDPDEPGKASGWGNPSPNPGKPGAKSIENWIGKGDSISASRHPSWDEEEDGGGGAWNSTGSQGSSSSFNSGGWGQTHGGKRGNMKAGGGDSWMNPVSRQFSNMGILDDPGVDKKMEGDKRGITDYNGEMRRGGRGGGGYRMPSSKDMGPVDMGPYGEKMGGHGVFVSGGGGMSQPRGMHQPGMHSMNPSQGLRAQVPHPFLSAQVPGPMLKQMPSPGGSVGGVVGGVGGVGGVGSVGGVGGGVFPPQISPQQLAMLSNIYPPMQQFHLACQFLLQQQQQQQQQQQFLQNQRKFPQPQPLRQQPDPQQLARIMAILQQQRQHQQGGVGGAAPGGSSKLSPSHLGGGLSKQAMVDPVPHPGIGGTLSDLHTKTPGMYSGLTPGSNLSGLELGPMMGGMKDLGGQQSRFKWMMEGHSPAPSPPDSTIHKNGPLPSAVKVRGGSPYSQYEMLGSDGLGIPPQGSADSWHRTPGSKMGNKSATSSWPPEFQPGVPWKGIQNSGDPESDPYMTPGSVLGSPGSPSLNDSDHQLLRDNIGPNPSLNTSLPSPGAWPYSASDSPLSNAHSTGKYSDYKPSWPPEPIGQNKLWKTSRNSSQLPRPPPGLTNQKQASPSPWGTGGPRLARSWGGGGINQESRFGQGSAWSDGAASRGSCWLLLSNLTPQIDGSTLRTICMQHGPLLTFHLGLTQGSALIRYSTRQEAAKAQGALHMCVLGNTTILAEFVSEEEVARYVAHSQAGGAEGASSGGAATGGAQGSSGTGTTVVASSGGSSPGSERAAVGATSGGNGNGSGGESGAAVLAGVRSSGSGWQSLDGTGSSSESSSAQGPGLGIFSQWSTNGAGEGGGVGGVESGRSGLWGGMTAGYPSSSLWGAPQMEERHQMDSPAGLLPGDLLGGGTDSI, from the exons ATGgaagacaagaaaaagaagaaagaagataaaaagaaaagggaaaccTCTCAGAAG gtGCCAGAACAAAAAATCAAAG TGCCAGAATCAGCCAAGCCCTCCTGTTCCCAGCCACCTGTCACCCCAGGCTCAGTGTCCCCCAGCCCTGGCCCTGTTGCCCCCTCATCCCCCAGTCCTGGTGCAGCTGGGGGTTCTGCCCAAGTTCCTCCTGGTGGTGGGAACAATGCAAAGCAGCGGACTGCTGTGGCCAACGGACAGCCCTCCACCTCACCCTCTGGAAGTCAGACCACCCAGCAGCAGCGATACATGTCTCGCGAGGTTCCACCAAGATTTCGCTGCCAGCAGGACCACAAAGTGCTACTGAAGAGGGGCCAGCCACCGCTGTCCTCCATGCTGCTGGGTGGAGGTGAGGGGGGCTCTGGAGGGGCTGAAGGAGGCAGCGGCTGGGGGGCCGCCCCACCTCTTCCCTCACAGGGAGCAGATAACCCCAATGCAAACACAGCTGGAGGCACAG ATTCCAACCTGGGTTCATCCTCCCCTTCACCCCCaaactcctcctcatcctcattATGTGTCGCTGCTCCGTCGTcttctactactactacttcaACTTATGCAAATTCCACATGGGGGGCAGGCTCTGGCAGCCAGTCCTCTTCTCAGGGCTGCGGGAAGGTGTTTGTGGATGGGACTGACCTGGAGGACTGGCCTACCATTATAGGGGGGGCCAAAGTGAGTTCCGATGGGGCTGGAGGAGGGGTGCAGGACTGCCCCGGAAACAACAACAGTAGTGCCTCATGGAGTGAGATAAGCATCCAGCAGAAGGGAGGAGCAGGGAACATGGACAATCCTTCCCCCCCTCGTTCTTCTCCTCTATCCTCCACTTCCTCACTAAACGAATGTGTTCAGtcaagtggtggtggtggtggcggcAGTGGTGTATGGGTCTCTCCCACCTCATCTCAGGTGGATGCGGGGCTAGGATTAGCAGCATTTTACAATTCCAAAGTCTCCCATCTTCTTCCTAGCCCTCAGGAGAGCCCTGtaggtggcagcagcagcagtgtccCTGGTGCCAATTTCAACCCTGACATGAACCCCTCCGCTTGGCCCGCCCTGGTGCAGAGTGGGACATCAACTTCGGCTGGGGACAGTGCTCCACTACACTCATCCGTTACTTCATCTTCCTCATGTTCCGCCAACACCACCCTCATCACCACTCACACTTTTTCATCTGTGAATCAAACTGATCTTTATCAGCAGCACACTGAAACAGCTGCAGGTGCCAGGAGtggagaacagcagcagcagcacttagGAAACCCAGGACAGGAGCTGGGTTCAGGCGGGGCGGCACGAGAAGCAGGACCAAATCAAGAAGGTGGCAGTGAGGGGGATTGTGGGGCTGCTAGTGAAGGAGAAGGGAGCAGTAATCTTTCTGGCTCTACGTCTTCCTCCTCTGCCAGCTCTTCTTGGAGATCCATACCCCCAGTGTCCACTGACCTCAGTGCAGGGGCCTCACAGGCAGATGGGTGGGGTGGAGGAGGGACTGGAGCTCAGGGGCAGGAAGGGAATGTTTGGGGCTCTGGTACCCCAGGTAACAAGACGGGGTGGGGCAGGAGAAATGGTGGTGGTTCAACTACCCCAGTGGTATCTCAGGGACCGTGGGAAGGAAGCAGTTCAGATGCAGAGTGGGGTGAAACTGCAGGAAGTGCAAGTTCAAGTAATTTAGCAATAGCCAGTggaagaggagaagaggggAGCAGCATCAGCAGTAGTGCAGGCAGCCTTGGTGTTGTTGGCAGCAGTTTGGAGGATTCTTCCTCACCAAAGTTTGCAACTATGACAAAAGCTTGGGACAATCAGAAAGGGATTGATACTGGGGACGGGGCAGTTATGGAATGGGGTGGAGGCACTGGAGGTGAAGGACCATCCTCTAGTGGAGGAGGATCCATAGCTGGAAGTGGTGGAGGAGGGAGTGGTAGCGAACAGAAACAAGAGCATTCCTCATCTGGGCACCACCACTCCCATCAGACCTCCAATGCTGAAGTGGCCTTACTTAGCTTGCTCAATCGGCCTGACCTGGACCCCAAGGTTCTGTCAAACACGGGCTGGGGGCAGACCCAGATTCGACAGAATGTGGCCTGGGACCTGGACACCTCATCAGGAGTCggaaacagaaatgaaagaaacacatcATCTTCCTCTGCGTTTTCATCAGCAACCATGAACACTACCACTACTCGCAGTCCTAGGTACCCATCTAACACTGGTTCAGTAACTAATGATACATCTGGTGGCAGCCATGAAACCAGCCTGAACTCTACAGTAAGGGATGGCTGGGATGGTGGCGCTGCACAGTCCACCTGTGGTCCTCATATGCCAAGTAGCACTATAAGGAAGCTGGGATCACCAGAAGAAGATCTAGAGGGCAGCCAGGGGAAGGCAGCTGGAGGCTGGGGTGATCTCCCACCTGAAAGCCAGGGCAAAACATGGGGGGCTGAAGAACAACAATGGGGGGATCAAAGAGGAGGTAACTGGAGAGACATAGGAGAACAGGGTAGTGGGTGGAAAGATGGTccagaaaataaaggaaaaggggGGTGGAAAGGAGGTGGAAGAGGGGAGACAAGTGGTTGGGGGGGAGGAGACTGGAGACAGAGAGATTCTACACCTGGAGGTGGGTGGGGAGATGGGAGGAGTAGAGGTGGGAGCAACTCTGATGAGGGATCTTCCTGGGGTGCATCGGATGAAGGAGGGTCTCAGCGAGGAGGATGGGGAGATGGGGGTGGCGTCAAATCCCACCCGGACTGGGGGAGTACAAAGCCCcatacagcagcagcacagatacCAAACAGCCAAGCGACACCAATGAAAGCCCCaaatcagcagcagcaccaatCACAGGGTCAGCAACCACCAGGAGGTCCCATACAAGGAGGGTGGAACAGCCGGCCAAATGTTGGAGGTGGAGGTCCACCTTCCAAGAATCAGAACCAAAGTTCAGGCTGGACCTCTGGCCCGATTCCCCAAATCTCCGGAGGTGGCAGTAGTGACACCCTAGAACCCAGCGGCTGGGAAGAGCCCTCCCCTCAGTCCATCAGCCGCAAAATGGAAATCGACGATGGCACATCAGCCTGGGGAGACCCAAACCGCTACAACACCAAGAACGTGAACTTGTGGGACAAGAACAGTGCAATTCCAGGCCAGAGCCACAGTCAGCAGGCCCCACCACCATCCATGCAGCAGCAACAACCACCTAGAAGACAACAGGGGATGCAGTCCAGCAGCACAACTCCTGGCAATGGCGCCATGG GTGCAGGCATGTGGGGAGGAGGTGTACAAACTGTGGATAATGGTACGGCAGCTTGGGGTCAGGCTTCAGATGCAACATCAGGTTGGGTTGATCCAGATGAACCTGGTAAAGCTTCTGGCTGGGGGAATCCTTCACCCAACCCTGGTAAACCTG GTGCCAAGTCTATTGAAAACTGGATTGGAAAAGGAGACTCTATTTCAGCTTCCCGTCATCCAAGCTGGGATGAGGAAGAAGATGGTGGTGGCGGAGCCTGGAACAGCACAGGCTCACAGGGAAGCAGTTCTTCCTTCAACTCTGGAGGCTGGGGTCAGACACATGGGGGGAAAAGAGGAAACATGAAG gcCGGAGGAGGGGACAGTTGGATGAACCCAGTGTCACGCCAGTTTTCAAATATGGGCATTCTG GATGATCCAGGTGTCGACAAAAAAATGGAAGGAGACAAGAGAGGAATAACTGACTATAATGGAGAAATGCGGAGGggaggaagaggtggaggtggttacCGCATGCCTAGTTCCAAAGATATGGGCCCTGTTGACATGGGGCCCTATGGTGAAAAG ATGGGTGGCCACGGAGTGTTTGTCAGTGGTGGTGGAGGGATGTCTCAGCCTCGAGGGATGCACCAGCCTGGCATGCATTCGATGAACCCCTCCCAGGGGTTACGTGCACAAGTGCCTCATCCGTTCCTGTCTGCTCAg GTGCCGGGTCCTATGCTGAAGCAGATGCCCTCTCCTGGTGGAAGTGTGGGTGGTGTAGTTGGAGGAGTAGGAGGTGTCGGTGGTGTTGGAAGTGTCGGAGGGGTTGGCGGAGGCGTGTTCCCTCCCCAGATTTCCCCACAGCAGCTAGCAATGCTCAGCAACATTTACCCCCCAATGCAGCAGTTCCATCTG GCTTGTCAGTTCCTgctacaacagcagcagcagcaacagcagcagcagcagtttctgCAGAACCAGAGGAAGTTCCCTCAGCCTCAGCCTCTCAGGCAGCAGCCAGACCCACAGCAG CTGGCGAGGATTATGGCTATTCTGCAGCAACAGAGACAGCATCAGCAGGGTGGAGTTGGAGGAGCAGCACCAGGAGGGAGTTCCAAACTGTCCCCCTCTCACCTGGGAGGAGGCCTATCCAAACAGGCCATGGTAGACCCTGTTCCACATCCTGGAATTGGGGGAACCTTATCAGACCTTCACACCAAAACACCAGGGATGTACTCTG GGCTTACTCCTGGAAGTAACCTGTCAGGACTGGAGCTCGGTCCCATGATGGGAGGGATGAAGGATCTAGGAGGACAGCAGTCCCGCTTTAAATGGATGATGGAGGGACACTCGCCAGCTCCCTCTCCCCCCGACTCAACCATTCACAAGAACG GCCCTTTACCCAGTGCTGTAAAGGTTAGAGGAGGGTCTCCTTACTCCCAGTATGAAATGCTGGGAAGTGATGGTTTGGGGATTCCCCCTCAGGGCTCTGCAGACAGCTGGCACCGGACCCCTGGTAGTAAAATGGGGAACAAATCTGCTACATCAAGCTGGCCTCCAG AATTCCAGCCCGGTGTGCCCTGGAAGGGCATACAGAACAGTGGAGACCCAGAGTCTGATCCCTATATGACCCCTGGTAGTGTCCTTGGCTCCCCAGGATCCCCAAGCCTCAACGACTCTGACCACCAGTTACTGCGAGACAACATAG GGCCAAATCCTTCTCTCAACACCTCGCTGCCTTCACCTGGTGCCTGGCCCTACAGTGCCTCAGACAGCCCCCTCAGCAATGCACACAGCACAG GAAAGTACTCTGATTACAAGCCCAGCTGGCCTCCAGAGCCCATTGGACAGAACAAGTTGTGGAAGACCAGTCGCAACAGCTCCCAGCTGCCACGCCCCCCTCCTGGCCTAACCAATCAGAAGCAAGCCTCACCCTCGCCATGGGGTACTGGTGGCCCTCGGTTAGCCCGGAGCTGGGGAGGGGGTGGGATTAATCAAGAGTCAAGATTTGGGCAAG GCTCAGCTTGGAGTGATGGTGCAGCCTCCAGAGGCAGCTGTTGGTTGCTGTTGAGCAACCTGACCCCTCAg ATTGATGGCTCCACGCTGAGGACTATCTGTATGCAGCATGGCCCCCTGCTGACCTTCCACCTTGGCCTGACCCAGGGCAGTGCTCTGATTCGTTACAGCACCCGGCAGGAAGCAGCCAAGGCCCAGGGTGCACTGCACAT GTGTGTCCTGGGCAACACCACGATCCTGGCGGAGTTTGTGAGCGAAGAAGAGGTTGCTCGCTATGTTGCACATTCCCAGGCCGGAGGGGCAGAGGGAGCCAGCTCAGGAGGGGCAGCGACCGGTGGGGCACAGGGTTCATCCGGAACAGGCACAACTGTGGTGGCCAGCAGTGGAGGAAGTTCTCCGGGGAGCGAGCGGGCAGCTGTGGGGGCAACTTCAGGTGGAAACGGAAATGGCAGTGGAGGAGAGAGTGGAGCAGCAGTTCTAGCTGGAGTTAGGTCCTCTGGCTCTGGCTGGCAGAGTCTTGATGGTACAGGTAGTTCTTCAGAGAGCTCCTCAGCCCAAGGACCCGGGCTGGGGATATTTTCCCAGTGGAGCACCAACGGGGCTGGGGAGGGAGGAGGCGTCGGGGGAGTAGAGTctgggaggtctgggctttggGGAGGCATGACTGCAGGATACCCCAGCAGCAGCCTGTGGGGGGCACCGCAGATGGAGGAAAGGCACCAAATGGACAGCCCTGCTGGATTGTTGCCTGGCGACCTACTGGGGGGAGGAACCGATTCCATCTGA